Part of the Synechococcus sp. HK01-R genome is shown below.
GGATTTCCCTCCGCTTGCCAGGCCTGGAGGATTCCGGCCGAGAGGCTGGGGATGCCGAGCAGCTGCACGGCGCCAAGTTCGTTCACCACCTCCATGCCCATCAGGGCAATCCCGGCACCGATGGCTGGGAGGGCCATGGGAAGGGCGATCCGTCGGAAGCTGTTCCAGGGGCCGACCCCCAGGCAGCGGCAGGCCTCCAGTTGGCGACGCCCGCAGATCGTGAAGCTCTCGGTGCTGAGCAGAAAAACGTAGGGGTAGGTGCTGAGGGCCATCACAAGAACCCCCCATCCCAGTCCATGGATGCGGAGGCCCTGGCGGCTTCCCAGGTCGATCAGGGTGGCGGCAAGCAGATAGGAGGGGCTGGCCAGGGGGAGGAGCTGGGCGATCCGTAACAGTCGTCGACCCGGAAAACGGCAGTTCGCCAGGAGCCAGCCATTGGCTGTCCCCAGCAGCCCTCCCAGGAGCGCTGTGCCCAGGAGCAGCAGGGTGGTTCCCCTCAATTGCAGGCCCCCGTCAGCTCCCAGGCGGGCGGAACCGTTGGTCAGCCCCTGCAGGCCCTCGCGCAGCAGCCCGGCCACAGGCCACAGCGCCAGCAGGGCGAGCAGCAGGGCGCCTGCGCTCAGCAGACGCCGACCAGGCCGCCAAGGCCTCCCTTGGGTTGCGGTCAGCCTTGAGCTGCTCATTGCCAGCCGTTGGCCGTCATCAGTTCGAGCGCCTTGCCATTGAGTTCACCGAGACGGGCGGCGGAAACATCAGCTTGCCGGAACGGACCCCAGGCCTTCAGCACTGGGTCATCGCCGAAGCCTTTGATCGGATATTCATGGTTGGCGGCTGCGTAGCCCCCCTGGGCCTGATGGGAGGCAAGAAATTCAAGGAAGCGACGGGCTGCCGCTGGCTGGCGACTGCCGCGGGTGACGCCGGCCCCGGTGATGTTGACGTGAACCGGGTCGGGCCAGACCACCTTGACCTTGGTGGAGAGGCTGCGATCGGTCTCCCCTGAGTCGCCTGCCTGCAGTCGGCCCAGGTAGTAGCTGTTGGCCAGGGCGACACCGCAACGCCCCTGGGCCACGGCCCTTATCATGGGGGTGTCACTGCTGAAGACCGGCTGCGCCAGATTGGCCACCATGCCGCGGATCCAGGCGGCTGTGGCTGCATCTCCTTGGCGATCGAGCACAAAGGCCACCAAAGACTGGTTGTAGACGCTGCGGCGATTGCGCAGGCAGAGGCGGCCCTTGAGGGCGGGCTGGGCCAGTTTCTCGTAGCTGTCGACCTCGGAGGGCTGCAGAGCCGCCGGGTTGATCATTGGGGCACGCAGGCGGCGGGTGAGGCCAAACCAGCGGTTCGCTGGATCCCTCAGATCGGCCGGGATCGCCGCTTTGAGCTTGTCCGAATCCACGGCTTGGAACAGGTTCAGGTCGGCCGCACGATCCAGGCGGGCTGCATCGGCAAGGATCAGCACGTCTGCCGGCGATTCCGATCCCTCGGAGCGAAGCCGCTGAATCAGGGCGTCGTCCTTCGCTTCCAGCAATTTCACCTTGATGCCGGTTTCAGTGGTGAAGCGGTCGTAGAGCGCCTGGTCGGTGTTGTAGTGGCGACCGGAGTACACGCCGATTTCCTGTTCGCTTCGGTTGCCGCAGGAGGCCAGGAGCCCTGAGCTGAGCAGCAGCAAGGCAAAGGCTGAGAGGCGACCCATCCGGGCTTTGTTGAGACTGATCCGCATTTGCGAATGGCAACTGGTTGCGAATGATACTCAATAGCCGCCGCTGGCGGCGGGCAAAAAAAATCCCCGCCAAGGCGGGGAGTTGAGTTGGGGTTCACAGGGCTCAGCGGCGCTGCTGACGAACCGGAATCGGAACCAGGGCGGGCTCCATCAGGCCGCCTCCACTGTTGTCATCGTCGGAATCGACCAGAAGCCAGAAGGCAACACCTAGAACGATGAGCAGGGTGCCTGCAGTGAGAAGTTCAACCATTCCCTCTCCCGGTCGAACGCCACCCTAATCACCTTCGCGGGATTCCGCCTGTGACCAATGCTGCGGTTTACAGCCCTGCTGCGGTTTACAGCCCTGCTGCGGATTACAGCCCTGCTGCGGTTTACAGCCCTGCTGCGGATTACAGCCCTGCTGCGGTGTTCAGCCGAAGCCCTGACCGGCATCCTTGGCCACGCAGGCCTGCAGCTGTTTGCGCAGCAGGGCGTGATCGAGATCGCGACCGATCAGGACCAGCTGGTTCTTGCGCTCGCCGGGCCAGTCGCTGTCATCGATGGAGAAGCGTTTGCCAGCCAGGTGGAAGACGTGGCGGCGATCGCTTTCGTTGAACCAGAGAATCCCCTTGGCGCGGAACACCGACGCCGGCAGTTGATTGTCGAGGAAGTTCTGGAACTTGCGCAGGGCGAAGGGGCCATCGCTGCTGAAGGAGAGGGAGGTGTAACCCTCGATCGCTAGATGATCGGCGTTGCCCTGACCGTGGTGATCATGACCGTGGTGATCGTGATGCCCGTGGTCATGCCCATGGCTGTGGTTATGCCCATGGCTGTGGTCATGCTCATGGTCATGACTGCAATGGCCATGGTCGTGATCGCAGTCGCTGTGATCGAGGCTCGGGTCGCTGGAGGCGCTGACCACGCGGTCTGATTCGAACAGCCCCACGCTCAGCAGCAGCGGCAGTGGAACCTCACCTTTGACCGAGCGCAGGATCCGGGCGTCTTTCTTCACCTCCTTGAGGCTTGTCTCGAGCGCCTGCAGACGCTCCTCCTCCACGAGATCGGTCTTGTTCAGCAGAAGAATGTCGCCGTAGATCACCTGGGAGCGCCCCACCTCGGTGTC
Proteins encoded:
- a CDS encoding extracellular solute-binding protein translates to MRISLNKARMGRLSAFALLLLSSGLLASCGNRSEQEIGVYSGRHYNTDQALYDRFTTETGIKVKLLEAKDDALIQRLRSEGSESPADVLILADAARLDRAADLNLFQAVDSDKLKAAIPADLRDPANRWFGLTRRLRAPMINPAALQPSEVDSYEKLAQPALKGRLCLRNRRSVYNQSLVAFVLDRQGDAATAAWIRGMVANLAQPVFSSDTPMIRAVAQGRCGVALANSYYLGRLQAGDSGETDRSLSTKVKVVWPDPVHVNITGAGVTRGSRQPAAARRFLEFLASHQAQGGYAAANHEYPIKGFGDDPVLKAWGPFRQADVSAARLGELNGKALELMTANGWQ
- a CDS encoding GTP-binding protein, producing the protein MTATPTSTAIQAGGVPVTILTGFLGAGKTTLLNHILSNQDGVKTAVLVNEFGEIGIDNDLVVSTGEDMVELSNGCICCSINGELLEAVDRILERPDPVDYLVVETTGLADPLPVAMTFLGSELRDQTRLDSIITLIDAENFGPEVLDTEVGRSQVIYGDILLLNKTDLVEEERLQALETSLKEVKKDARILRSVKGEVPLPLLLSVGLFESDRVVSASSDPSLDHSDCDHDHGHCSHDHEHDHSHGHNHSHGHDHGHHDHHGHDHHGQGNADHLAIEGYTSLSFSSDGPFALRKFQNFLDNQLPASVFRAKGILWFNESDRRHVFHLAGKRFSIDDSDWPGERKNQLVLIGRDLDHALLRKQLQACVAKDAGQGFG